In bacterium, a genomic segment contains:
- a CDS encoding peptidylprolyl isomerase, which yields MTSRIALVAAGAAVLWACSPAPSNRPGPGADVVVAEVDGVPVALKGVKNEILSMRGYAPSLEARGPSRGEVTEAVRRAIERTVVLHEGRRRGITIPAGALDEEVMRFRADFPPGGLEKALLQAGMEPDAWREQLRRSLLYRRSADAIAVAGATVTPQEVEEAFRKERNPAPVPERIRLRQYLFDSADRAAVARGKLEAGRPVDGDAGDPSVEGVDLGFFSRGELPPELPAGVFDLPEGGVSEPVSGEGVTSLFQVTRREAARAQTLHSEEARVRESILAPRREAAFRRWLAQATSGARVKMNAQLLQKLVEEKH from the coding sequence ATGACCTCCAGGATCGCCTTGGTGGCGGCGGGCGCCGCGGTGCTGTGGGCATGCTCTCCCGCCCCGTCGAACCGGCCCGGGCCCGGGGCCGATGTCGTGGTCGCCGAGGTGGACGGGGTTCCCGTCGCACTGAAGGGTGTCAAGAACGAGATCCTCTCGATGCGCGGCTACGCCCCGTCCCTCGAGGCCCGGGGACCTTCCCGCGGAGAGGTGACCGAGGCGGTCCGGCGTGCGATCGAGCGGACCGTCGTCCTGCACGAGGGGCGGCGGCGGGGGATCACGATCCCCGCGGGGGCCCTCGACGAAGAGGTCATGCGGTTCCGGGCGGACTTCCCGCCGGGGGGGCTCGAGAAAGCGCTCCTCCAGGCGGGGATGGAACCCGACGCCTGGCGGGAGCAGCTCCGGCGTTCGCTCCTGTATCGGCGGTCGGCAGACGCCATCGCGGTGGCCGGGGCAACGGTGACCCCGCAGGAGGTAGAGGAGGCGTTCCGGAAGGAGCGGAATCCCGCGCCGGTGCCGGAACGGATCCGCCTGCGGCAATATCTCTTCGATTCGGCGGATCGGGCGGCCGTCGCGCGCGGGAAGCTGGAGGCCGGCCGGCCCGTCGACGGCGACGCCGGAGACCCTTCCGTCGAGGGGGTCGACCTCGGTTTCTTCTCCCGCGGCGAGCTCCCGCCGGAACTTCCCGCCGGAGTGTTCGATCTTCCGGAGGGCGGCGTCAGCGAGCCGGTTTCCGGGGAGGGCGTCACGAGCCTGTTCCAGGTGACGCGGAGGGAGGCGGCCCGGGCGCAGACGCTGCACAGCGAAGAGGCGCGGGTCCGGGAGTCGATCCTCGCCCCCCGGCGGGAGGCGGCCTTCCGCCGGTGGCTGGCGCAGGCGACCTCGGGGGCGAGGGTGAAAATGAACGCGCAGCTGCTGCAGAAACTGGTGGAGGAGAAGCATTGA
- a CDS encoding peptidyl-prolyl cis-trans isomerase, whose amino-acid sequence MKTSVIIAAAGAALLLSAGTAFPRVIDGVVALVNEEPVTFSEVRESVSEGMGIPVGDADALLREERDPRAVLRWIEALVDSVLVRKELEKLGQPITEAEIDRAVDSVRKANGMSEAQFTELLGKEGITVPAYRRRIRWQMERGAIVRARKFKEVTVTESEVRDYFRESEERFLVGAQVRLETLFFPIASPPSAGEDPAQARIAVQQAAEAVRAGRTFAEAEALVRGTFPGTQLHDAGFVTTEDLLPELQREVRRLRAGESSPPFFTEGGAYLLRVVERRGGTPGDFSAAKEGLTEELTDRRSEKAYTDILSELKRAASIDVRL is encoded by the coding sequence TTGAAAACAAGCGTCATCATCGCCGCGGCCGGCGCGGCACTGCTTCTGTCCGCGGGGACGGCATTCCCCCGCGTGATCGACGGCGTCGTCGCGCTGGTGAACGAGGAGCCGGTCACGTTTTCCGAGGTGCGCGAGTCGGTGTCGGAAGGGATGGGGATCCCGGTGGGCGATGCGGATGCGCTCCTGCGCGAGGAGCGCGACCCCCGCGCGGTGCTGCGCTGGATCGAGGCCCTCGTCGATTCCGTCCTGGTGCGCAAGGAGCTCGAGAAGCTGGGCCAGCCGATCACGGAGGCCGAGATCGACAGGGCCGTCGACTCCGTCCGGAAGGCGAACGGCATGAGCGAGGCGCAGTTCACCGAGCTTCTCGGCAAGGAAGGGATCACCGTCCCCGCGTACCGCCGCCGCATCCGGTGGCAGATGGAGCGTGGCGCGATCGTCCGGGCGCGCAAGTTCAAGGAGGTCACGGTGACGGAAAGCGAGGTGCGCGACTACTTCCGGGAAAGCGAGGAGCGGTTCCTCGTCGGGGCGCAGGTCCGGCTCGAGACGCTCTTCTTTCCGATCGCGTCCCCTCCGTCCGCGGGCGAAGACCCCGCGCAGGCGCGGATCGCCGTGCAGCAGGCGGCCGAGGCGGTCCGTGCGGGGCGCACCTTCGCCGAGGCGGAAGCCCTGGTTCGCGGAACGTTTCCCGGGACCCAGCTGCACGACGCCGGCTTCGTGACGACGGAGGATCTGCTTCCGGAGCTGCAGCGGGAGGTTCGCCGCCTGCGGGCCGGGGAATCGTCTCCGCCGTTCTTCACCGAGGGAGGGGCATACCTGTTGCGGGTCGTCGAGCGGAGGGGAGGAACGCCCGGGGACTTCTCCGCGGCGAAGGAAGGCTTGACCGAGGAGCTCACCGACCGCCGCAGCGAGAAGGCGTATACCGACATCCTCTCGGAGCTGAAGCGGGCGGCCTCGATCGACGTCCGTCTCTGA
- the pdxA gene encoding 4-hydroxythreonine-4-phosphate dehydrogenase PdxA — protein MHPKIAITMGDPAGIGPEITVLAHAREELFSRCRPVVYGDPSILRRAARVAGVPLAVVGEDGETGPGRIAVAARSSLDPRQVPFGRPSLPGSVAMAGYIRSAARDVLAGKAAAIVTCPVTKEGLKAAGVPFPGHTELLADLCGGADVVMMLAGDRLRVALVTIHVGLRRALELLSPALIEKTVRITDAFFRRCMGTSSPRIAVAGLNPHAGEGGMFGDDETTIIAPAIAACRAAGIGASGPYPPDSIFYRAYRGEFDVVVAMTHDHGLIPLKLVHFDDGVNVTMGLPIIRTSVDHGTAYDIAGKGTANPASLLAAVRMAAQMADRP, from the coding sequence ATGCATCCGAAGATAGCGATCACGATGGGGGACCCCGCGGGGATCGGTCCGGAGATCACCGTCCTCGCCCACGCGCGGGAGGAGCTCTTCTCCCGGTGCCGCCCCGTGGTGTACGGTGACCCGTCGATCCTGCGGCGCGCGGCCCGGGTGGCGGGCGTGCCCCTCGCGGTCGTTGGCGAGGACGGGGAGACCGGCCCCGGGCGCATCGCCGTCGCGGCCCGCTCCTCCCTCGACCCGCGCCAGGTGCCGTTCGGCCGCCCATCCCTGCCCGGCTCCGTCGCGATGGCGGGGTATATCCGGTCCGCCGCGCGGGACGTTCTCGCCGGCAAGGCCGCGGCGATCGTTACCTGTCCGGTCACGAAGGAAGGGCTGAAGGCGGCGGGCGTACCGTTCCCCGGCCACACCGAGCTCCTCGCCGACCTGTGCGGCGGCGCGGACGTGGTGATGATGCTGGCCGGCGACCGGCTTCGCGTCGCCCTGGTCACGATCCACGTCGGACTGCGCCGCGCCCTGGAACTTCTCTCTCCCGCGCTCATCGAAAAGACCGTGCGCATCACCGACGCGTTCTTCCGAAGATGCATGGGGACCTCCTCCCCGCGGATCGCCGTGGCGGGGCTGAACCCCCACGCCGGCGAGGGGGGGATGTTCGGCGACGACGAGACGACGATCATCGCGCCGGCGATCGCCGCGTGCCGGGCGGCGGGGATCGGCGCTTCGGGGCCGTACCCCCCCGACTCGATCTTTTACCGGGCATACCGGGGGGAGTTCGACGTCGTCGTCGCGATGACGCACGACCACGGCCTCATCCCCCTGAAGCTCGTCCACTTCGACGACGGGGTGAACGTGACGATGGGTCTGCCGATCATCCGGACCTCGGTGGACCACGGCACCGCCTACGACATCGCCGGGAAGGGGACCGCCAATCCCGCGAGCCTGCTGGCCGCCGTCCGGATGGCCGCGCAGATGGCGGACAGGCCCTGA
- the uvrA gene encoding excinuclease ABC subunit UvrA, whose protein sequence is MALDRIVVRGARAHNLKNIDVEIPRDRLVVITGVSGSGKSSLAFDTIYAEGQRRYVESLSAYARQFLEQMEKPDVDVIEGLSPAISIEQKSVGKNPRSTVGTVTEIYDYLRLLFASVGRVHCPSCGKEIRRQTVTQIVDAVMAMGDGARVQLWAPIVRGRKGEYRKELSKLSRDGFSRVVVDGEARDPAEPIALDKQRRHDIDVVVDRLKVSEGSRGRLADSVALCLKLSEGLVRVVDAQGNGAICSEKFACPDCGVSLPEVTPRLFSFNSPHGACPECDGLGSTIYFDPDLVVPDPGKTIRQGAIDPWSRRTQIFYRQALASLASHYRFSLDAPFGKLPERVRRLILFGSAGESIRFALEEGDRRFSFSKPFEGVVNSLERRFRETDSEDVRDELSRYMNNRPCRACGGARLKKEALCVTVGGKGIDGVTGLPVGEALAFFRDLPLSAREEEIASRILKEIRSRLTFLANVGLSYLTLSRASSTLSGGEGQRIRLATQIGASLMGVLYILDEPSIGLHQRDNRRLLSTLTRLRDLGNTVLVVEHDEETIRTADYVIDMGPGAGEHGGHVVAAGPPEEIVRCEASLTGRYLAGKKEIPVPGERRRFNGHALRLEGCRANNLKGIDATIPLGVITCVTGVSGSGKSTLILDTLYKALAQKLTGGRERPGEHRSLSGLEHVDKVIHIDQSPIGRTPRSNPATYSGVFTPIRDLFAMLPESRSRGYRPGRYSFNVKGGRCEVCEGDGIIRIEMHFMPDVYVTCEECRGRRYNRETLEVAYKGKSVADVLEMTVDQALAFLSPIPPIRRKLETLSRVGLGYIRLGQSATTLSGGEAQRVKLARELSRRATGKTVYLLDEPTTGLHFDDISKLLSVLHLFADAGNTVIIIEHNLDVIKSADHIIDLGPEGGDAGGEIVASGTPEEVADNPRSFTGQFLRRVLHLPAVAS, encoded by the coding sequence GTGGCCCTGGACCGGATCGTCGTGCGCGGCGCCCGCGCGCACAACCTGAAAAACATCGACGTCGAGATCCCCCGCGACCGGCTCGTCGTGATCACCGGGGTCTCGGGCTCCGGGAAATCGTCGCTCGCCTTCGACACGATCTACGCCGAGGGGCAGCGGCGGTACGTGGAGTCGCTCTCCGCCTACGCCCGCCAGTTCCTCGAGCAGATGGAGAAGCCCGACGTCGACGTGATCGAGGGGCTCTCCCCCGCGATCTCGATCGAGCAGAAGTCGGTCGGGAAGAATCCCCGCTCCACCGTCGGGACGGTCACGGAGATCTACGACTACCTGCGGCTGTTGTTCGCCTCCGTCGGGCGGGTCCACTGCCCCTCCTGCGGGAAGGAGATCCGGCGGCAGACGGTGACGCAGATCGTCGACGCCGTGATGGCGATGGGGGACGGTGCCCGCGTCCAGCTGTGGGCGCCGATCGTCCGGGGGCGCAAGGGGGAGTATCGGAAGGAGCTCTCGAAGCTGTCCCGCGACGGATTTTCCCGCGTGGTGGTGGACGGGGAGGCGAGGGACCCGGCGGAGCCGATCGCCCTCGACAAGCAGCGCAGGCACGACATCGACGTCGTCGTCGACCGGTTGAAGGTCTCGGAAGGTTCGCGCGGCCGGCTGGCCGATTCCGTGGCGTTGTGCCTCAAGCTGTCCGAGGGGCTGGTGCGCGTGGTGGACGCGCAGGGGAACGGCGCGATCTGCAGCGAGAAGTTCGCCTGCCCCGACTGCGGCGTGAGCCTCCCCGAGGTCACCCCGCGCCTGTTCTCCTTCAACAGCCCGCACGGCGCGTGCCCCGAATGCGACGGGCTCGGCTCGACGATCTACTTCGACCCCGACCTGGTGGTCCCCGACCCCGGCAAGACGATCCGCCAGGGGGCGATCGACCCGTGGAGCCGCCGCACGCAGATCTTCTACCGCCAGGCGCTCGCCTCCCTGGCGTCCCACTACCGGTTCTCCCTCGACGCGCCGTTCGGAAAGCTTCCCGAGCGGGTTCGACGCCTCATCCTCTTCGGATCGGCCGGGGAGTCGATCCGGTTCGCCCTCGAGGAAGGGGACCGGCGCTTCTCCTTCAGCAAGCCGTTCGAGGGGGTGGTGAACAGCCTCGAGCGGCGCTTCCGGGAGACCGACTCCGAGGACGTGCGGGACGAGCTCTCCCGGTACATGAACAACCGCCCGTGCCGGGCGTGCGGGGGGGCGCGGCTGAAAAAGGAGGCGCTGTGCGTCACCGTCGGAGGAAAGGGGATCGACGGCGTGACCGGCCTTCCGGTGGGGGAGGCGCTCGCCTTCTTCCGCGACCTGCCGCTGTCGGCCCGCGAGGAGGAGATCGCCTCCCGGATCCTGAAGGAGATCCGGTCGCGCCTCACCTTTCTCGCGAACGTGGGGCTCTCCTACCTCACGCTCTCCCGGGCCTCCTCGACCCTTTCCGGCGGCGAGGGGCAGCGGATCCGGCTGGCCACGCAGATCGGCGCGTCGCTGATGGGCGTCCTCTACATCCTCGACGAGCCGTCCATCGGGCTGCACCAGCGGGACAACCGGCGGCTCCTGTCCACCCTGACCCGGCTGCGCGACCTGGGGAACACGGTGCTGGTCGTCGAGCACGACGAGGAGACGATCCGGACCGCGGACTACGTGATCGACATGGGGCCGGGCGCGGGGGAGCACGGCGGGCACGTGGTGGCGGCGGGCCCGCCGGAGGAGATCGTCCGGTGCGAGGCGTCGCTCACGGGGCGGTACCTCGCGGGGAAGAAGGAGATCCCCGTGCCGGGGGAGCGGCGGCGCTTCAACGGGCACGCCCTGCGGCTCGAGGGGTGCCGGGCGAACAACCTGAAGGGGATCGACGCGACGATCCCGCTCGGGGTCATCACGTGCGTCACCGGCGTCTCGGGCTCGGGGAAGTCGACGCTGATCCTCGATACCCTCTACAAGGCGCTCGCCCAGAAACTCACCGGCGGACGGGAGCGGCCCGGGGAGCACCGGTCGCTGTCGGGGCTGGAACACGTGGACAAGGTGATCCACATCGACCAGTCCCCCATCGGGCGCACCCCGCGATCGAACCCGGCGACCTACTCCGGCGTCTTCACGCCGATCCGGGACCTGTTCGCGATGCTCCCCGAGAGCAGGTCCCGCGGGTACCGTCCCGGGCGCTACTCCTTCAACGTAAAGGGGGGGCGCTGCGAGGTGTGCGAGGGGGACGGGATCATCAGGATCGAGATGCACTTCATGCCGGACGTCTACGTCACATGCGAGGAGTGCCGGGGGAGGCGGTACAACCGGGAGACGCTCGAGGTCGCCTACAAGGGAAAGAGCGTCGCCGACGTCCTGGAGATGACGGTCGACCAGGCGCTGGCGTTCCTTTCCCCCATTCCGCCGATCCGGCGCAAGCTGGAGACGCTGTCGCGCGTGGGGCTGGGGTACATCCGGCTGGGGCAGTCGGCCACCACGCTGTCGGGCGGGGAGGCGCAGCGGGTGAAGCTCGCGCGGGAGCTGTCGCGCCGGGCGACGGGGAAGACGGTCTACCTGCTCGACGAGCCGACGACCGGGCTCCACTTCGACGACATCTCGAAACTGCTCTCCGTCCTGCACCTGTTCGCGGACGCGGGGAACACGGTGATCATCATCGAGCACAACCTCGACGTGATCAAGTCGGCGGACCACATCATCGACCTGGGGCCGGAAGGGGGCGACGCCGGCGGGGAGATCGTGGCGAGCGGCACCCCCGAGGAGGTGGCAGACAACCCGCGCTCCTTCACCGGGCAATTCCTGCGGCGGGTCCTCCATCTACCCGCTGTAGCGAGTTGA
- a CDS encoding DUF3109 family protein — MKIDPHVFHAKFPHRCALDRCKSRCCTGGVWADIGEREVILRNADLFVPYMRPEAKDPAGWFGETTEDPDCPSGTAVETNIAGDYCVFFHPAHGCALQKAAVERGRHEWEFKPRFCIMFPLVVSEGVLTVDEDMDELWCLKEENRTHPILDAVGKEVDHLFPEEIARKLRNGTGAKKPSAA, encoded by the coding sequence ATGAAGATCGACCCGCACGTGTTCCACGCGAAGTTCCCCCACCGATGCGCGCTCGACCGCTGCAAGAGCCGCTGCTGTACCGGCGGCGTCTGGGCCGACATCGGGGAACGGGAGGTCATCCTGCGGAACGCCGACCTGTTCGTTCCGTACATGCGTCCCGAGGCGAAGGATCCGGCAGGGTGGTTCGGCGAGACGACCGAGGATCCGGACTGCCCGAGCGGAACGGCGGTCGAGACCAACATCGCGGGCGACTACTGCGTCTTCTTCCATCCGGCCCACGGCTGCGCGCTGCAGAAGGCCGCGGTCGAGCGGGGGAGGCACGAGTGGGAGTTCAAGCCGCGCTTCTGCATCATGTTCCCGCTCGTGGTCTCGGAGGGGGTGCTCACCGTCGACGAGGACATGGACGAGTTGTGGTGCCTGAAGGAGGAGAACCGGACCCACCCGATCCTCGACGCGGTGGGGAAGGAAGTGGACCACCTCTTCCCCGAGGAGATCGCCCGCAAGCTCCGCAACGGCACCGGGGCGAAGAAACCGTCCGCGGCGTAG
- a CDS encoding ATP synthase F0 subunit C, with protein MFRRFTFSFLVALLLVAVASVAMAAEGTPAAGGESNVKAVIALAAGFGIAIAVFGGAMGQGKAITAGLEGIARNPSAQNKIFIPMIVGLALIESLVIYALVIAFVLVGKL; from the coding sequence ATGTTCCGCAGGTTCACTTTCTCTTTCCTCGTCGCTCTGCTCCTCGTGGCGGTGGCGTCGGTGGCTATGGCGGCGGAAGGCACTCCCGCCGCGGGCGGCGAATCCAACGTGAAGGCCGTCATCGCACTGGCGGCAGGGTTCGGCATCGCGATCGCGGTGTTCGGCGGCGCGATGGGCCAGGGCAAAGCCATCACCGCAGGGCTGGAGGGGATCGCGCGCAACCCTTCCGCCCAGAACAAGATCTTCATCCCGATGATCGTCGGACTCGCGCTGATCGAGTCCCTCGTCATCTACGCGCTGGTTATCGCGTTCGTCCTCGTCGGGAAACTCTGA
- the atpB gene encoding F0F1 ATP synthase subunit A — protein sequence MRKAILGLLAVVALPTTAMAAEGHGFSWFMMLPGGERLFYMYGALFIAVFLLVASAVVVGGKKTEEMVIPDPRFTLRNLFELILGFLSQLAGDIIGHHYKKYIPLLGTCFLFILFMNLIGLIPGFLPPTQKMNITVGLALVIFLSTHYFGVRENGLAYFKHFLGPMWWMFPIMLPIEIISHLARPMSLSLRLFGNITGDHAVVAGFMALIPIVVPSVFMGLGVFVSFMQAFIFTVLSMIYISGAVTHAEEH from the coding sequence ATGCGGAAAGCAATCCTCGGGCTTCTGGCCGTAGTGGCGCTGCCGACGACGGCGATGGCGGCCGAAGGCCACGGGTTCTCCTGGTTCATGATGCTGCCCGGCGGGGAGCGCCTCTTCTACATGTACGGGGCTCTCTTCATCGCCGTCTTCCTGCTCGTCGCGTCGGCCGTGGTCGTCGGGGGGAAGAAGACGGAAGAGATGGTGATCCCCGATCCCCGCTTCACGCTGCGCAACCTCTTCGAGCTGATCCTCGGCTTCCTGTCCCAGCTCGCCGGGGACATCATCGGGCACCACTACAAGAAGTACATCCCGCTGCTGGGGACCTGCTTCCTCTTCATCCTCTTCATGAACCTCATCGGGCTCATCCCCGGGTTCCTCCCCCCCACGCAGAAGATGAACATCACCGTGGGGCTGGCGCTGGTCATCTTCCTGTCGACCCACTACTTCGGGGTCCGGGAGAACGGGCTCGCCTACTTCAAGCATTTCCTCGGGCCCATGTGGTGGATGTTCCCGATCATGCTGCCGATCGAGATCATCTCCCACCTGGCGCGACCGATGTCGCTCTCCCTCCGTCTCTTCGGGAACATCACGGGCGACCACGCGGTGGTGGCCGGCTTCATGGCGCTCATCCCCATCGTCGTCCCCTCGGTCTTCATGGGACTCGGCGTCTTCGTATCGTTCATGCAGGCGTTCATCTTCACCGTGCTCTCGATGATCTACATCTCGGGGGCCGTGACGCACGCGGAGGAGCATTGA
- a CDS encoding AtpZ/AtpI family protein, with amino-acid sequence MTDQQDRKAFFRELGKYSALGLEMALSVVIGLGIGYYLDRWLGTGPWLMVVWIGLGFAAGVRSLYRAAVRSGKDLERDEERGGKPGGP; translated from the coding sequence ATGACCGACCAACAGGACCGAAAGGCGTTTTTCCGGGAGCTGGGGAAGTACAGCGCCCTCGGGCTCGAGATGGCCCTGTCGGTCGTGATCGGCCTGGGGATCGGGTACTATCTCGACCGGTGGCTCGGGACCGGGCCGTGGCTGATGGTCGTCTGGATCGGCCTCGGGTTCGCCGCCGGGGTGCGCAGCCTCTACCGCGCCGCCGTGCGGTCCGGGAAAGACCTGGAGCGGGACGAGGAGCGGGGGGGGAAGCCCGGTGGACCGTGA
- the hemL gene encoding glutamate-1-semialdehyde 2,1-aminomutase, with translation MTTNTSSKLFALAKTMIPGGVNSPVRAFGSVGGTPLFIESAKGSAVRDVDGNTFIDYVGSWGPMILGHAPPAVVSAVRAAAGRGTSYGAPTPGEVGLAHLIRKAFPSVEKVRLVSSGTEAAMSALRLARGYTGRDKIIKFEGGYHGHADAFLVKAGSGVLTFGQPDSPGVPAALAKLTLTAAFNDIASVRALFEKNRGQVAAVFVEPIPGNMGVVPPEPGFLSELRALSRKHGALLVFDEVISGFRVAFGGAQELFGVVPDLTILGKIIGGGLPVGAFGGRKEIMDALSPVGPVYQAGTLSGNPLAVAAGIAALTELSRKGAYKELNAKADYLAAGMAKAIKASGVPTWTNRVGSMGTTFFQKGPVTDYASAKRSDTKRYANYFHGMLSRGVYLAPSQFEAGFVSLAHTKRDLDRTIAAARATLADL, from the coding sequence CTGACGACGAATACCTCGAGCAAGCTGTTCGCCCTCGCGAAAACGATGATCCCGGGCGGCGTCAACTCCCCCGTCCGCGCGTTCGGCTCCGTCGGAGGAACCCCCCTGTTCATCGAGAGCGCGAAGGGCTCCGCCGTCCGCGACGTGGACGGGAACACCTTCATCGACTACGTCGGGTCGTGGGGACCGATGATCCTCGGGCACGCTCCCCCCGCGGTCGTCTCCGCCGTCAGGGCGGCGGCCGGGCGGGGGACGAGCTACGGGGCTCCCACGCCGGGCGAGGTCGGGCTGGCCCACCTGATCCGCAAGGCGTTCCCCTCCGTCGAGAAGGTCCGCCTCGTCTCCTCCGGGACCGAGGCGGCGATGAGCGCGTTGCGGCTGGCGCGCGGGTACACGGGGCGGGACAAGATCATCAAGTTCGAAGGCGGGTACCACGGCCACGCCGACGCGTTCCTTGTGAAGGCCGGCTCGGGGGTCCTCACCTTCGGCCAGCCCGACTCCCCCGGCGTCCCGGCGGCGCTGGCGAAGCTCACCCTGACCGCCGCCTTCAACGACATCGCCTCCGTGCGGGCGCTCTTCGAGAAGAACCGGGGGCAGGTCGCGGCGGTCTTCGTGGAGCCGATCCCCGGCAACATGGGAGTGGTCCCCCCCGAGCCCGGGTTCCTTTCGGAACTGCGGGCGCTTTCGAGGAAGCACGGGGCGCTCCTCGTCTTCGACGAGGTGATCTCGGGTTTTCGCGTCGCGTTCGGCGGCGCGCAGGAGCTGTTCGGCGTCGTCCCCGACCTCACGATCCTCGGCAAGATCATCGGCGGCGGCCTCCCGGTGGGGGCCTTCGGCGGGCGGAAGGAGATCATGGACGCCCTCTCGCCGGTCGGCCCGGTCTACCAGGCGGGGACCCTCTCCGGGAACCCGCTCGCCGTGGCGGCGGGGATCGCCGCGCTCACGGAGCTCTCCCGCAAGGGGGCCTACAAGGAGCTGAACGCGAAGGCGGATTACCTCGCCGCGGGCATGGCGAAGGCGATCAAAGCCTCCGGCGTCCCGACCTGGACGAACCGCGTCGGCTCGATGGGGACGACCTTCTTCCAGAAGGGCCCGGTGACAGACTACGCCTCGGCGAAGCGGAGCGACACGAAACGGTACGCCAACTATTTCCACGGGATGCTCTCCCGCGGGGTCTACCTCGCTCCGTCCCAGTTCGAAGCGGGGTTCGTCTCCCTGGCGCACACGAAGCGGGACCTCGACCGGACGATCGCCGCCGCCAGGGCAACCCTCGCAGACTTGTGA
- a CDS encoding DUF4177 domain-containing protein produces MTFEYMDRMVMFKDTPEGLTADMEWLKEAGKDGWELVTSVPLIAPNRDGIAYGTVGCQMVLKRPGKTR; encoded by the coding sequence ATGACGTTCGAATACATGGACAGGATGGTGATGTTCAAGGACACGCCGGAGGGGCTGACGGCGGACATGGAGTGGCTGAAGGAGGCCGGGAAGGACGGGTGGGAGCTCGTGACCTCCGTCCCGCTCATCGCCCCGAACCGGGACGGGATCGCCTACGGGACGGTGGGGTGCCAGATGGTCCTGAAGCGTCCCGGGAAGACGCGGTAA
- a CDS encoding CoA transferase, with amino-acid sequence MAEKWRTEKKRPTIKVLPWPAIPAPTVDEVYAGVADKAKEYSLWVESAVRQEFNADKPESLDGIRVLDMTTNMNIGHWCSSHFSEVGAEVIMVEPPGGDPIRKLVPFGREEYMFQSKNGEKVGAKYLSEARNKFSVTLNLETEQGRALLKQIIPQVDILIENAPPGHYDKLGIGYRQLSEINPRLIYLWVGQRGQWGPLKDDAGNLDPTAQCSMGFTHGTGAPVAFGGTPTRSGWWLCDHVGGTFSAIGAMAALYARERFLGKGQFVECTAAEGVIRIIDYNWAWQGMDGSIRPRYGNWDLAINIYAANPCNDGQIMVGGGHDRLWFRIWRAVGKDKPELEQHICEDPKLRVVTDRLPHYMQVETYTTMCEWTKDKTRNQCEVALQEEEVASGGVSFLDEVCEFPHYKYRGHIEIVDDINFGKVLIGASGFIGMNTPGRIKWLGRTTGQDNEDVFRRLAGLDREGLQAFKKGGVI; translated from the coding sequence ATGGCTGAAAAGTGGCGTACGGAAAAGAAACGGCCGACGATCAAGGTTCTTCCGTGGCCCGCGATCCCAGCGCCGACCGTCGACGAGGTCTACGCCGGTGTCGCCGACAAGGCGAAGGAGTATTCGCTCTGGGTCGAGTCCGCGGTCCGGCAGGAGTTCAACGCCGACAAGCCGGAATCCCTCGACGGGATCCGGGTTCTCGACATGACCACGAACATGAACATCGGCCACTGGTGCTCCTCGCACTTCTCCGAGGTCGGCGCCGAGGTCATCATGGTGGAGCCCCCCGGCGGCGACCCGATCCGGAAGCTCGTCCCCTTCGGCCGCGAGGAGTACATGTTCCAGTCGAAGAACGGGGAAAAAGTCGGAGCGAAGTATCTCTCCGAGGCCCGGAACAAGTTCTCCGTCACGCTCAACCTCGAGACCGAGCAGGGCAGGGCGCTGCTGAAGCAGATCATCCCGCAGGTCGACATCCTGATCGAGAACGCGCCTCCGGGACATTACGACAAGCTGGGGATCGGCTACCGGCAGCTCTCCGAGATCAACCCGCGGCTCATTTACTTGTGGGTCGGTCAGCGCGGCCAGTGGGGCCCCCTCAAGGACGACGCGGGGAACCTCGACCCGACCGCGCAGTGCTCGATGGGCTTCACCCACGGGACCGGCGCGCCGGTCGCGTTCGGCGGCACCCCGACCCGGTCCGGCTGGTGGCTGTGCGACCACGTCGGCGGCACCTTCTCCGCGATCGGCGCCATGGCGGCCCTCTACGCCCGGGAGCGGTTCCTCGGCAAGGGGCAGTTCGTGGAGTGCACGGCGGCGGAAGGCGTCATCCGGATCATCGACTATAACTGGGCATGGCAGGGGATGGACGGATCGATCCGCCCCCGGTACGGCAACTGGGACCTCGCGATCAACATCTACGCCGCGAACCCGTGCAACGACGGGCAGATCATGGTCGGCGGCGGGCACGACCGCCTCTGGTTCCGCATCTGGCGGGCCGTCGGCAAGGACAAGCCCGAGCTCGAGCAGCACATCTGCGAGGATCCGAAGCTGCGCGTCGTGACCGACCGGCTCCCGCATTACATGCAGGTCGAGACGTACACCACGATGTGCGAGTGGACCAAGGACAAGACCCGGAACCAGTGCGAAGTCGCCCTGCAGGAAGAGGAAGTGGCGTCCGGCGGCGTGTCGTTCCTCGACGAGGTGTGCGAGTTCCCGCACTACAAGTATCGCGGCCACATCGAGATCGTCGACGACATCAACTTCGGCAAGGTCCTGATCGGAGCCTCCGGCTTCATCGGGATGAACACCCCGGGCCGGATCAAGTGGCTCGGCCGCACCACCGGGCAGGACAACGAGGACGTGTTCCGCCGCCTCGCCGGTCTTGACCGCGAAGGGCTGCAAGCTTTCAAGAAGGGAGGGGTGATCTAA